A part of Bubalus bubalis isolate 160015118507 breed Murrah chromosome 6, NDDB_SH_1, whole genome shotgun sequence genomic DNA contains:
- the LOC123334034 gene encoding uncharacterized protein LOC123334034, protein MSQLHIQDIAPPDPLPHKRVSGRLTRATRNASIPTWGQIKTLCHQARGIASLQGSPASPEKLFIAMLALLSCQVSASPIPTKYWAYLPDPPTFQVVTWDNEPIRVNTDQPQLLGGSYTSYTRDKYPINFNYTFRGLTGDFPVCFNFPNDLRSFITPTKEGCVGASKKIIITDSWSLRHRSAWVLLARMPGILDPYVTLHSKSPPKYPNCYKVAPSEKVWNTIDSRTGYPTWTSCTYDSRIDYRIPGGGDYTIQDWSNPNPGEDPLANDTFEGRFENWDRIPLPWPTHATRRHRNQFVPPMLSYTTKKQTYWQPDIWRALAATAPVSLYRPDSNSTYSVLACLPSPYVFLFTNDSKKLNVRMNYSGGPNIVTCEQCMLSSCLTPQYNVCSFVVLQRPPYLMIPVTVTSHWYDNYGLAVLQQLRDLMRQRRFVGLLILGISALIAAITSVTAAAISLSQQVHTAQYVDTMSKNVSLTLATQEVIDRKLEMRVDALEEAIMHIGTELQALKVKMALSCHADYRWICVTSLKVNET, encoded by the coding sequence ATGTCTCAACTTCATATACAGGATATTGCTCCTCCCGATCCTTTGCCTCACAAAAGGGTGTCAGGCCGCCTGACTCGGGCGACCCggaatgcctccatacctacttggggacaaataaaaacaCTCTGCCACCAGGCACGGGGAATAGCTTCCTTACAGGGATCTCCAGCTTCTCCTGAGAAACTGTTTATTGCCATGCTTGCTTTGCTTTCCTGTCAGGTAAGCGCCTCCCCTATTCCAACCAAATATTGGGCGTATCTCCCAGATCCTCCAACTTTCCAAGTTGTTACTTGGGATAATGAGCCTATACGGGTCAACACAGACCAACCCCAGCTCTTGGGAGGATCCTATACTTCTTACACTAGAGATAAATATCCTATTAACTTCAACTATACCTTCAGGGGATTAACAGGTGATTTCCCTGTTTGCTTTAACTTCCCCAATGACCTTAGAAGCTTTATTACCCCCACCAAAGAAGGATGTGTTGGGGcctctaaaaaaataattataacagatTCCTGGTCTTTACGTCATCGATCAGCTTGGGTATTATTGGCTCGTATGCCCGGGATCCTTGACCCCTATGTAACCCTGCATTCCAAATCTCCACCAAAATATCCGAATTGTTATAAGGTTGCTCCTTCAGAGAAAGTATGGAACACCATAGACAGTCGTACAGGGTATCCGACTTGGACATCTTGTACTTATGATTCAAGGATTGATTATAGGATACCAGGAGGTGGAGATTATACTATTCAGGACTGGAGCAACCCGAATCCAGGTGAGGATCCATTGGCCAATGATACATTTGAGGGCAGATTCGAGAATTGGGATAGGATTCCTCTTCCTTGGCCAACACATGCCACTAGAAGGCATCGTAATCAATTTGTTCCTCCCATGCTGTCTTATACAACGAAGAAACAGACCTATTGGCAACCTGATATTTGGAGagcccttgctgctactgctcctGTCTCCTTGTACCGCCCAGATagcaattctacttattctgttttagcttgtctaccctccccttatgtttttctttttactaatgaCTCCAAGAAGCTTAATGTACGCATGAATTATTCAGGTGGACCTAATATAgtaacttgtgaacaatgtatgctttcatcttgtttgacccctcaatataatgtttgctctttTGTGGTGTTACAACGCCCACCCTATCTCATGATACCTGTGACAGTGACTAGCCACTGGTATGACAATTACGGCCTTGCCGTGTTACAACAACTACGAGATTTAATGCGACAACGgcgatttgtgggcttacttattttaggaatatcggCTTTGATAgcagcaattacttctgttactgcggcagcaatatcattgagtcaacaagtgcatactgcccaatatgttgataccatgtctaaaaatgtctctttaactctagcaacacaggaagttATAGACAGAAAATTGGAGATGAGAGTAgatgccttagaagaggcaataatgcatattgggactgagttacaggcgttaaaagtgaaaatggctctgtcttgccacgctgattaccggtggatatgcgtgacatctttaaaggtaaatgagaca